In the Armatimonadota bacterium genome, GATCGCCGCGGCCACGGCCCGGGCGCCGTCGAGGTTGAGGTCGGCGACGACGACCCGCGCGCCGTGGGCCGCCAGGGCCCGGGCGGCCGCCGCGCCGATGCCCGAGGCGCCGCCAGCGACCAGCGCCACCCGGTCGTCCAGCCGAAAGAGCCGTCGGTAGTCCACGAAGGTCACCCTCCTTTCCTCGCGCTCTCGCGTGGCGCCTACGGCGCGTCCTCGTCGCCGGCGCCCAGATAGTACACGATCGTGGCCGCGTACAGGCGGGCCGCCGCCACCAGCTCGTACTCTAGGCGAAGGCGGAGTTCACGCGGCTGCGACGCGTGTCCCCGCGTACAGAGCGTCCGTGACTCCACACCGGGCCCAGACGATCCATTTGGCGAAGTAGCGGCTGGCTTGGAACCCGCTTACCTGCGGGAGAGTGGCCGCCACTACCGAGACCACCGACTACACCGCGCGGCAATAGTGCAAGAGCAACGCCTCACATCCGGAGCGCCACGGCCCGGACGCCCGCGCGGGCGAGGACCTTAGGCACCGTTTCTACCGCCAACAGGGCAGCGCCCAAGATGATCAGAAGGTCCCCGGGGAGCCGAAGCTTGTTGAAGAACAACACTTCGGGACGCTCGTAGAAGCTCAGGGCTCGAGCGGCAGCGTAGTCCGCTTGGACCGCCTCCCGCAGCTGCAGAACCCCGACAGGCGTCACGGCCAGGAACACCATGAGCGCAAGGCCGACATTCATAGCCCAGAACGCCGCCGCGAGTCGGTTCTCGCTCCAGCCCTCCGGGCGGGCATGCCGGAGAGCGTACAGGCTCAGCCCGACGGCCACGAACCCGAAGGCTCCTAGGAACGAGGCGTGACCGTGGGCCACGGTGAGGAAAGTGCCGTGCTGGTAGTAGTTCACCACCGGGAGGTTGATGAGCAGGCCAAGGATGCCCGACCCCACGAACTGCCACAGGGCGCTGGCGACGAAGAAGCGCAACGGCCAGCGCAAGGCCCCAGAGATCTCGGCGCCGCGGGCGAGGGCCCGTAGGGCCGTCCCCAGTAGCAGGAACAGGGGGATGACCTCCAGGGTGCTGAACACGCTGCCGATCCCCAGCCACAGCGGAGGTTCACCAACCCACCAGAAGTGGTGCCCGATGGCCAGGAACCCCGCCAGCAACACCAGAGCCCCTTCCAGGTACAAGGACTTGGTCACGTCCTCCCGGCTCACCAGCCGGAGCCCCGCGAAGAACCACCCGAGCACGAGGATCTGGAAGAACGCGAAAATCCCCTCCACCCAGTGGTGGACCACCCACCACCGCCAGAAGTCGATGACCACCCAGTGGCTGGTGGGCCGGTACGCGAAGCTGGCGTAGAAGGCAGCCGTGATGCCAGCCCCGTTCCACACCAGCACCTGCAGCAGGGGGCGCCACGCGACGGCCGCGCCCCACAGGGCGGAGGCGAGGACCGCCACCCACAGGGTGAACCCCACAGCAATCCCAGCCCGCCACAGCCGCCCCATCTCCAGGTACTCCGTGCCCTCGCTGCCCAGGAGCGGCGATCGGACCCACCCCTGAACGCTCGCGTACACGCCGAGGAGGGTCCCTGCCACGGACAGGAGGAGGACGACCGCGGAGGCGTAGGCCACGGATCGGTGCCACGGCCGCTCCTGGCCGCCGAGGAGCAAGGCGACGTACAGGGCCGCGGACATCCACATCCCCACCACCCACACCACCGCCATGGCGGTGTGGGCCGAGCGCACGGCCTGGAAAGGCAGCACGGCCATGCGCTCCAGCCCCAAGCGGCGGAACAACCCGTAGAAGTCCTCCCGGGACGCGTACGCGTTGGCGAGGTAGCCGCCCGCCAGGGTCTGGAGGAGGAACACGAGGAAGCAGCCTCCCACGAGCAGCAGGGCAACCCGAGCCAAGAAGGCGGGCGGCCGGGCGGCGCGTTCCTCCAAGGGCGGCAGCGCGGGGATGGGCTCCAGACGCACCGCGCCGAAGACCACCACGACCAGCAGGGCCAGGACGAGAACCCACCCCACGGACCACGCGGTCCACAGCACCGTTCCCGGGGTCGGGACAAGGCCCAGCTCCGGCGTGGGCGGGAAGTTGTTGGTGTACGTCCCGTCGCCTCCGGGCCGGGGGGTCACGGACACCCAGGCGGCCCACGCCACGAAGGCCGCAAAAGGCCCGACCTCCTCCGTCCGCAGGGTGTTGGGGGCGATGCCGAGACGCCAGTCGCCGCCCACAAACCGGCTGCGGTACCGGCCCTCGATGAGCTGGTGGGCCTGGACCCAGGGAGCCGGGAGGACTGCGCGGTCTCCGTCCAGCCGGGCCTGTCCCAGGACCTCCCGGACCCGCAGCATCGCCCTCCGCCGCTCCTCGGCGGAAGCCCGGTGGGGAGGTTGGCCGAGCACGCGCTCCGCCACCAAGTCGCGCAGCCAGGCCAGGTACTCCGCCCCGTAGTCGGGCCCGAAGTAGCTGCCGTTCCCGAACAGGGTACCGAACCCCATGAGGTTGCGGCGCTGGAAGACCTGTTGCCCGGCGCGCACGTCCGAAGTTGTGAACAGGACGGCCCCGTCCTCCCCCACGAAGGCTTCGGGGAGGGGCGGCAGGTGCCGGTAGGTCTGCGCCGCACCCCAGGCGAGGACCACGGCGCTCGCGACCACCACCGTCAGGAGCAGAGCGTTGGCCTGTCGCAGGCTCAAATACACACGGGGGAAGATTCAGCATCTGGAGACGGGAGCCCTGCTGTAGCGGCTGTTTGCGGGTCTACACGCGCAGGGGCGTGCTATAGGCCCTATAGGACGATGAAAGCTGCCATGGCCACCCAGACTGCGGCGTTGGAAGGTCCCGCCCTTGCGGAAGTCCGTGAGGGCTTGGCCGCAGTGTCTTCTGTACCCAGGGTGGCCTTCACGATCTTGCTTCTCAGTGTCCGTGCGGGAAACCTCAAGCACAACGGGCGCAGGCGCGCCAGCCTGCGAAGCTCCGGCCGCTTGCCCTCGATGGTGAGCACCGGGAACGCGGCCGAACATGGCACTCCCGTGGCTGCGGTTCTCTCGTGGCGCCTACGGCGCGTCCTCCTCGCCGGCGCCCAGATAGTACACGATCGTGGCC is a window encoding:
- a CDS encoding cbb3-type cytochrome c oxidase subunit I, which codes for MSLRQANALLLTVVVASAVVLAWGAAQTYRHLPPLPEAFVGEDGAVLFTTSDVRAGQQVFQRRNLMGFGTLFGNGSYFGPDYGAEYLAWLRDLVAERVLGQPPHRASAEERRRAMLRVREVLGQARLDGDRAVLPAPWVQAHQLIEGRYRSRFVGGDWRLGIAPNTLRTEEVGPFAAFVAWAAWVSVTPRPGGDGTYTNNFPPTPELGLVPTPGTVLWTAWSVGWVLVLALLVVVVFGAVRLEPIPALPPLEERAARPPAFLARVALLLVGGCFLVFLLQTLAGGYLANAYASREDFYGLFRRLGLERMAVLPFQAVRSAHTAMAVVWVVGMWMSAALYVALLLGGQERPWHRSVAYASAVVLLLSVAGTLLGVYASVQGWVRSPLLGSEGTEYLEMGRLWRAGIAVGFTLWVAVLASALWGAAVAWRPLLQVLVWNGAGITAAFYASFAYRPTSHWVVIDFWRWWVVHHWVEGIFAFFQILVLGWFFAGLRLVSREDVTKSLYLEGALVLLAGFLAIGHHFWWVGEPPLWLGIGSVFSTLEVIPLFLLLGTALRALARGAEISGALRWPLRFFVASALWQFVGSGILGLLINLPVVNYYQHGTFLTVAHGHASFLGAFGFVAVGLSLYALRHARPEGWSENRLAAAFWAMNVGLALMVFLAVTPVGVLQLREAVQADYAAARALSFYERPEVLFFNKLRLPGDLLIILGAALLAVETVPKVLARAGVRAVALRM